Proteins encoded together in one Palaemon carinicauda isolate YSFRI2023 chromosome 45, ASM3689809v2, whole genome shotgun sequence window:
- the LOC137634859 gene encoding uncharacterized protein, translated as MSKINWAVEIPFFFLPLLLFLSSLLLLPNSLSSYSSSSPPSLSSPSSTTPLFFPTFLHHLPLSSSSPLLLHSPPPHPPLHPPLLSFSSPRSPSSPTLLFLPTFSIFPHSPLPHLPLHSPPLPISPSFPTSSPTPFLLLPIFPIIPHSSTPPHPPPHPPLLLLPNFPFILPLIPYLLSSPTSSPPRILSSLHPLLILPTFLLLLPTFSIIPLPSPSTPHPPPPLRLPHFLSYSSSPPTSFFFYLGKMIFPILGLKATTTNGHVITS; from the coding sequence ATGAGCAAAATAAACTGGGCGGTCGAGATACCTttcttcttcctccccctcctcctctttctctcctccctcctcctcctccccaactccctctcctcctactcctcctcctccccaccGTCCCTCTCATCCCCCTCATCCACCACTCCTCTCTTCTTCCCCACCTTCCTCCATCATCTCCCACTCTCTTCTTCCTCCCCCCTTCTCCTTCATTCTCCTCCTCCCCACCCTCCCCTTCATCCaccactcctctccttctcctccccacGTTCCCCATCATCCCCCACTCTCCTTTTCCTCCCCACCTTCTCCATCTTCCCCCACTCTCCTCTTCCCCACCTTCCCCTTCATTCCCCTCCTCTCCCCATCTCCCCCTCATTCCCCACCTCATCCCCCACTCCGTTCCTCCTCCTCCCTATCTTCCCCATCATCCCCCACTCTTCAACTCCTCCCCACCCTCCCCCTCATCCACCACTCCTTCTCCTCCCCAACTTCCCCTTCATTCTCCCCCTCATCCCCTACCTCCTCTCCTCCCCTACCTCCTCTCCTCCCCGCATCCTCTCCTCCCTGCATCCTCTCCTCATCCTCCccactttcctcctcctcctccccacctTCTCCATCATTCCCCTCCCCTCCCCATCTACTCCTCATCCCCCACCTCCTCTCCGCCTCCCCCACTTCCTCTCCTACTCCTCCTCACCTCCCACatcttttttcttctatttagGGAAAATGATTTTTCCCATTCTTGGTTTGAAGGCAACAACCACTAATGGACACGTAATTACGTCATGA